The following are encoded together in the Populus trichocarpa isolate Nisqually-1 chromosome 5, P.trichocarpa_v4.1, whole genome shotgun sequence genome:
- the LOC7476427 gene encoding uncharacterized protein LOC7476427 isoform X1 translates to MQSAYASGSWISAQACVKLRNSKAKLTTETYYYNCFDNAGGGGGGGGGDNSRFALPIPRIIIKTAAAGGHVKSITSTSNPFVKHCLKLQQNSSYRHSHASALVVGSTPIREIHRSQESLKERTVELEYLLLLDEAEVSQVLDDKSSARVVRVSSVVMKKLSQLQSTESVDAIALMKFPTTYFVVDNHQDCSRKWFPSPHRILVLEGIQDPGNLGTLLRSALALGWGGVFLLPGCCDPFNSKVLRASRGASFQIPIVSGSWYHLEALKDEYQMKMLAGHPDCNDKSRPVSQLSQGLADCFARVPLCLVLGSEGHGLSEKAQRECELLSIPMAGEFESLNVAVAGGIFLYMLQPKSQKIV, encoded by the exons atGCAGAGCGCGTACGCATCCGGTTCCTGGATATCAGCTCAAGCTTGTGTAAAACTCCGAAACTCGAAGGCAAAGCTAACAACTGAAACCTATTATTATAATTGCTTTGACAATGCAGGAGGAggaggcggcggcggcggcggcgatAATTCAAGATTTGCATTACCAATaccaagaataataataaagacagcagcagcaggaggtCATGTAAAATCAATAACAAGCACTTCAAACCCTTTTGTGAAGCACTGTCTCAAGCTCCAACAAAACTCCTCTTATCGCCACTCTCATGCTTCAGCTCTTGTTGTGGGTTCTACCCCTATCAG GGAGATACACAGATCTCAAGAGTCCTTGAAAGAAAGGACCGTTGAATTGGAATATTTACTTCTTCTTGATGAAGCAGAGGTCTCCCAAGTCCTCGACGACAAGTCCTCTGCTCGTGTTGTGCGTGTGAGCTCTGTCGTGATGAAAAAGCTTTCACAGTTGCAATCTACTGAATCTGTTGATGCTATTGCTCTCATGAAATTTCCTACCACCTATTTTGTTGTAGACAATCATCAAGATTGTAGCCGGAAATGGTTCCCATCTCCGCACCGAATTTTAGTCCTCGAGGGAATCCAG GATCCAGGTAACCTTGGTACATTACTCAGATCAGCTTTGGCATTGGGATGG GGTGGTGTGTTCTTACTTCCCGGTTGTTGTGATCCATTCAATAGTAAAGTCCTCCGAGCTAGCCGAGGAGCGTCCTTTCAGATCCCCATAGTTTCCGGCAGTTGGTATCATCTTGAAGCTCTCAAAGATGAATACCAGATGAAGATGCTAGCTGGCCATCCAGACTGTAATGACAAATCGAGACCCGTGTCACAGCTATCTCAAGGGCTTGCAGATTGTTTTGCCAGGGTACCATTGTGCTTGGTTTTGGGTAGCGAAGGGCATGGCCTTTCAGAAAAAGCTCAACGTGAATGTGAGCTTTTGAGTATACCAATGGCAGGAGAGTTTGAGTCTCTCAATGTCGCAGTTGCTGGAGGCATTTTCTTATACATGTTACAGCCGAAAAGccaaaaaattgtttaa
- the LOC7476427 gene encoding uncharacterized protein LOC7476427 isoform X2, which translates to MQSAYASGSWISAQACVKLRNSKAKLTTETYYYNCFDNAGGGGGGGGGDNSRFALPIPRIIIKTAAAGGHVKSITSTSNPFVKHCLKLQQNSSYRHSHASALVVGSTPIREIHRSQESLKERTVELEYLLLLDEAEVSQVLDDKSSARVVRVSSVVMKKLSQLQSTESVDAIALMKFPTTYFVVDNHQDCSRKWFPSPHRILVLEGIQDPGNLGTLLRSALALGWAHFILNTQYTLLANLHSVLFKVVVKSFHSHNDISYIELKCFPPMLSSWWTII; encoded by the exons atGCAGAGCGCGTACGCATCCGGTTCCTGGATATCAGCTCAAGCTTGTGTAAAACTCCGAAACTCGAAGGCAAAGCTAACAACTGAAACCTATTATTATAATTGCTTTGACAATGCAGGAGGAggaggcggcggcggcggcggcgatAATTCAAGATTTGCATTACCAATaccaagaataataataaagacagcagcagcaggaggtCATGTAAAATCAATAACAAGCACTTCAAACCCTTTTGTGAAGCACTGTCTCAAGCTCCAACAAAACTCCTCTTATCGCCACTCTCATGCTTCAGCTCTTGTTGTGGGTTCTACCCCTATCAG GGAGATACACAGATCTCAAGAGTCCTTGAAAGAAAGGACCGTTGAATTGGAATATTTACTTCTTCTTGATGAAGCAGAGGTCTCCCAAGTCCTCGACGACAAGTCCTCTGCTCGTGTTGTGCGTGTGAGCTCTGTCGTGATGAAAAAGCTTTCACAGTTGCAATCTACTGAATCTGTTGATGCTATTGCTCTCATGAAATTTCCTACCACCTATTTTGTTGTAGACAATCATCAAGATTGTAGCCGGAAATGGTTCCCATCTCCGCACCGAATTTTAGTCCTCGAGGGAATCCAG GATCCAGGTAACCTTGGTACATTACTCAGATCAGCTTTGGCATTGGGATGG GCGCATTTTATCCTGAACACCCAGTATACATTATTAGCAAACCTCCATTCTGTGCTTTTCAAGGTTGTTGTGAAGTCATTTCATTCACACAATGACATCAGTTACATTGAACTCAAATGTTTCCCTCCAATGTTATCATCATGGTGGACCATTATTTGA
- the LOC7476430 gene encoding methylmalonate-semialdehyde dehydrogenase [acylating], mitochondrial has product MQTHNQTEFEGQYKMLPPESGVFQDREELIKYVRDFGANQGYVVTIKKSRRDRRVILGCDRGGIYRNRRKIDESQRKRKACSRLINCPFEAIGKKEDDMWVLNIKNGEHNHEPLKDMSEHPYSRRFSEEEVRQIRMMTEAGVKPRQVLKALKQSNPELQSTPRHLYNLKAKIRQGGLSDRSLKSWRPNRSVLVNTSASSTGESLKEDRQPMKVPNFIGGKFLVSQGCTIIDVLNPATQEVVSHLPLTTYEEFKDAVITAKRAFPSWKNTPIATRQRVMFRFQELIRRDMDKLATSITSEQGKTLKGALGDVLCGLEAVEHACAMATLQMGEFVPNASNGIDTYCIREPLGVCAGICPFNFPAMIPLWMFPIAVTCGNTFVLKPCEKNPGASMILAALAVEAGFPDGVLNVIHGTNDIVNYICDDDDVKAISFIGSDLAGLHIYARAAARGKRVQSNIGGKNHAIILPDASIDDTLNALVAAGFGAAGQRCMALSTAVFVGGSSAWEHELVEHAKALKVNAGTDPSADLGPVISKEVKDRICRLVQSGVDSGARLLLDGRNIVVPGYENGSFVGPTILCDVTISMECYKEEILGPVLLCMQADSLEEAITIVNRNRYGNGASIFTTSGVAARKFQNDIDAVLVGINVSVPVPLPCSSFHEAKVSFAGNLNFCGKTGVQFYTQIKTVAQQWRELPSIGVSLSMHTSNEMEMTSRGVCSALPPSERDSPGKTVSSAMSLAPERDPQKHRELLCENLPKSGGSSVPSITDKDLHNQEASLVLPPTAEKDLQAKIPPTIPHASEIKLSSQEISLTTCQTSEGMYIPVPSQWNETPTLTSQRTESISQISQRIYLPTSQRRNNAAPSLKRIDAAMDLTSECVYMATPRQNDNTGPALLKDSSPSPTSRPTDTAAHPASERLHDITTSHLSDSMVQSFQRNDHVFPTERKYTSAAAHRNDHIGLTSQRPDVASYPSSERVYSSATSQRTDNMIPASQRAEAMPPTTKTMYMPPIVQRNNGPQKTSERLYMYQSERMYSESTLISIDGFSSQGVSMTLATSQRM; this is encoded by the exons ATGCAAACCCATAATCAAACAGAGTTTGAAGGGCAGTATAAGATGCTCCCTCCAGAATCTGGAGTTTTTCAAGATCGCGAGGAACTAATCAAATATGTTCGTGACTTTGGGGCTAATCAAGGTTATGTTGTGACTATTAAGAAGTCAAGGAGGGACAGAAGAGTTATACTTGGTTGTGACAGAGGAGGCATTTATCGTAATAGGCGTAAGATTGATGAAAGTCAACGTAAAAGAAAAGCATGTTCGCGCCTTATAAATTGCCCTTTTGAAGCAATTGGTAAGAAGGAAGATGATATGTGGGtgcttaatataaaaaatggggAACACAATCATGAACCTTTAAAAGACATGTCAGAGCATCCTTACAGTCGACGTTTTTCTGAAGAAGAGGTTAGACAAATTAGAATGATGACTGAAGCTGGTGTAAAACCACGACAAGTGCTTAAAGCTCTCAAGCAAAGTAACCCAGAGCTACAATCAACACCAAGACATTTGTATAACCTCAAAGCTAAGATCCGTCAAGGTGGTTTATCAG atAGAAGTTTGAAGTCATGGAGACCTAACAGATCTGTTCTGGTAAACACTAGTGCATCTTCAACCGGAGAGTCATTAAAGGAAGACAGGCAGCCT ATGAAGGTCCCTAACTTTATTGGAGGAAAGTTTTTAGTGTCTCAAGGGTGTACAATTATTGATGTTTTAAATCCT gCTACACAAGAGGTTGTTTCGCACCTACCTTTAACCACCTATGAAGAATTCAAAGATGCAGTTATCACAGCCAAGAGAGCATTTCCTTCTTGGAAAAACACGCCTATTGCCACTCGTCAACGGGTTATGTTCAGATTCCAGGAGCTTATTCGCAGGGACATG gATAAGCTTGCTACCAGTATAACCTCAGAACAGGGTAAGACTCTAAAAGGTGCCTTGGGTGATGTGCTTTGTGGATTGG aggCAGTTGAGCATGCTTGTGCTATGGCAACATTGCAAATGGGGGAGTTTGTTCCTAATGCATCAAATGGAATTGATACATACTGCATTAGGGAACCACTTGGTGTTTGTGCTGGGATATGCCCTTTTAATTTCCCAGCGATGATTCCTTTGTGG atgtTCCCTATTGCAGTTACATGTGGCAATACATTTGTTCTTAAGCCATGTGAAAAGAATCCAG gggCATCAATGATACTTGCAGCCTTGGCAGTGGAGGCTGGTTTTCCTGACGGTGTCTTAAATGTCATTCATGGAACGAAT GATATTGTTAATTACATATGTGATGATGACGATGTAAAGGCTATATCGTTCATTGGTTCAGATCTG GCTGGTTTGCATATATATGCTAGGGCAGCTGCCAGAGGGAAGCGTGTTCAG tCTAATATTGGAGGAAAAAATCATGCTATTATACTGCCTGATGCAAGCATAGATGATACTTTGAATGCTCTGGTTGCTGCTGGCTTTGGTGCTGCAGGACAGCGGTGCATGGCATTGAGCACAGCTGTTTTTGTTGGAGGTTCATCAGcatg GGAGCATGAACTTGTGGAGCATGCCAAAGCACTTAAAGTTAATGCAGGGACTGATCCCAGTGCAGACCTTGGTCCAGTGATTAGCAAAGAG GTAAAGGATCGCATATGTAGACTAGTTCAGAGTGGTGTTGACAGTGGTGCTAGGCTTCTTCTTGATGGGAGAAACATTGTG GTTCCAGGATATGAAAATGGAAGTTTTGTTGGTCCTACAATCTTATGTGATGTTACAATCAGCATGGAATGCTACAAG GAAGAAATTCTTGGGCCAGTCCTGCTCTGTATGcag GCAGACAGCCTAGAAGAGGCCATAACCATTGTAAACAGAAACAG GTATGGGAATGGAGCTTCCATTTTCACTACATCTGGTGTCGCTGCGAGGAAGTTCCAGAATGACATTGATGCTGTGCTG GTTGGAATCAATGTTTCTGTTCCAGTTCCATTGCCATGCTCCTCATTTCATGAAGCTAAGGTGTCTTTTGCTGGCAATCTAAATTTTTGCG GAAAGACAGGTGTGCAATTTTATACCCAGATTAAGACAGTTGCGCAACAATGGAGAGAGTTACCTAGCATAGGAGTCTCGCTGTCTATGCATACATCGAATGAGATGGAAATGACAAGTCGAGGGGTTTGCTCAGCATTGCCTCCATCTGAGAGAGATTCACCTGGCAAGACAGTGTCATCGGCTATGTCACTGGCGCCAGAGAGAGATCCTCAGAAGCATAGAGAGCTGCTGTGTGAGAATTTACCAAAATCAGGAGGGTCATCAGTGCCCTCAATAACTGACAAGGATTTGCATAACCAGGAGGCATCCCTGGTTTTGCCTCCAACAGCTGAGAAGGATTTACAGGCGAAGATACCTCCCACTATACCTCATGCATCAGAGATCAAGCTATCAAGCCAAGAAATATCATTAACCACATGCCAGACATCTGAAGGAATGTATATACCTGTACCATCTCAGTGGAATGAAACTCCAACCCTAACATCTCAGAGGACTGAAAGTATCTCTCAAATTTCTCAGAGGATCTACTTACCTACTTCTCAGAGGAGAAACAATGCTGCCCCTTCTTTGAAGAGGATTGATGCTGCAATGGATTTAACTTCTGAGTGTGTATACATGGCAACACCTCGTCAGAATGATAATACGGGTCCAGCATTGCTCAAAGACAGCAGTCCATCTCCAACCTCTCGTCCAACTGACACCGCTGCACATCCTGCTTCGGAGAGGTTACATGATATTACAACTTCTCACTTGAGTGACAGCATGGTCCAGTCATTTCAAAGGAACGATCACGTGTTTCCAACCGAGAGGAAATACACATCCGCTGCAGCTCACAGGAATGACCATATTGGCTTAACATCACAGAGGCCTGATGTTGCTTCATATCCAAGTTCCGAAAGGGTTTACAGCTCTGCAACATCTCAAAGGACAGACAATATGATTCCAGCATCCCAGCGAGCTGAAGCTATGCCACCGACCACAAAAACTATGTATATGCCTCCAATTGTTCAGAGAAATAACGGTCCGCAGAAAACATCAGAGAGGCTATATATGTATCAATCTGAAAGGATGTATTCTGAGAGCACATTAATTTCAATAGATGGTTTTTCCAGCCAGGGAGTTTCAATGACTTTGGCGACATCTCAGAGGATGTAG
- the LOC7476431 gene encoding protein CURVATURE THYLAKOID 1D, chloroplastic, with translation MELCSATPCVSNHPKIPYHFRPKTSLTLQKTLISPTSRRLYSRIRATFSEEPNQYVKEDRNGAVAVEESPVLTEIETEEATAAEVSDEFFFNLFDPEEAFSVLFYASGALVAFWLVVAVVGAIDSIPLFPKLMEVVGLGYTTWFATRYLLFKKNRDELAAEVAEFKQQVLGSDDD, from the exons ATGGAGCTGTGTTCAGCAACTCCCTGCGTATCAAATCACCCCAAAATTCCCTATCACTTCCGCCCCAAGACCTCTCTCACTCTCCAGAAAACCCTAATCTCCCCCACCAGCCGCCGCCTCTACTCCC gGATCAGAGCAACATTCTCTGAGGAACCAAATCAATATGTTAAAGAAGACCGAAATGGTGCAGTGGCGGTGGAAGAAAGTCCAGTACTCACCGAAATTGAAACTGAGGAAGCAACAGCAGCTGAAGTCagtgatgagtttttttttaacctg TTTGACCCTGAAGAGgcattttctgttcttttttatgCAAGTGGTGCCCTGGTTGCCTTTTGGCTGGTTGTAGCTGTTGTTGGTGCTATTGATTCTATTCCATTG TTTCCAAAATTGATGGAAGTTGTGGGTCTTGGCTACACCACCTGGTTCGCCACCCGATATCTGCTTTTCAAG AAAAATAGGGATGAGTTGGCTGCCGAAGTTGCAGAGTTTAAGCAGCAGGTCCTTGGCTCTGATGATGATTGA